Proteins co-encoded in one Sparus aurata chromosome 18, fSpaAur1.1, whole genome shotgun sequence genomic window:
- the spry1 gene encoding protein sprouty homolog 1 has product MELQSQHGPGGSLVVIQQPSLESRQRSDYERELQHAAILSLDQIKAIRSNNEYTEGPSVVRRPPAPRMAPRPQDKQERTHEVILVNVNNNYEHRPSGHHHHVGGGVVVVAGGQQYGGSRVPGLSRSTSTGSAASSGSNSSASSEQGLLARSPPTRPGMSLQHNHRAERPVRTQPKPKTLLQPQQGPHFHQPPLEAPLKPQGKGKSDFSSSGNLVVAAAGHQFICERCGKCKCSDCTAPRSLPSCLACNGQCLCSAESALEHGTCMCLVKGIFYHCSNDDEGDSCADHPCSLSRSHCCSRFLCMGLMSVLFPCLLCYPPVKGCLKACQGCYDQVKRPGCRCKNSNTVYCKLESWASQTQEKPS; this is encoded by the coding sequence ATGGAGCTCCAAAGTCAACATGGCCCCGGCGGTTCATTAGTGGTGATCCAGCAGCCTTCCCTAGAGAGCAGGCAGAGGTCGGATTACGAGCGGGAGCTCCAGCATGCCGCCATTCTCTCCCTGGACCAAATCAAGGCCATCCGCTCCAACAACGAGTATACCGAGGGGCCCTCGGTGGTACGGAGGCCCCCTGCGCCCCGCATGGCCCCCAGGCCCCAGGACAAGCAGGAGAGGACTCACGAGGTCATCCTCGTCAATGTGAACAACAATTATGAGCACCGGCCGTCAGGTCACCACCATCATGTCGGGGGTGGTGTGGTGGTAGTGGCCGGGGGACAGCAGTACGGTGGGTCCCGGGTGCCGGGGCTCAGCCGCTCCACTAGCACAGGAAGTGCCGCCAGTTCAGGGAGCAACAGCAGTGCCTCCTCTGAGCAGGGACTCTTGGCACGCTCGCCCCCCACCAGGCCTGGCATGAGCTTACAGCACAACCACAGAGCGGAGCGGCCTGTTCGGACTCAGCCCAAGCCCAAGACCCTCTTACAGCCCCAGCAGGGACCTCACTTCCACCAGCCTCCACTAGAGGCACCACTCAAGCCCCAGGGCAAAGGGAAATCAGACTTTTCTAGCTCTGGCAACTTGGTGGTGGCTGCAGCCGGGCACCAGTTCATCTGTGAGCGCTGTGGGAAGTGCAAGTGCAGTGACTGCACGGCTCCCAGGAGCCTGCCGTCATGTCTGGCATGCAACGGCCAGTGCCTCTGCTCAGCTGAGAGCGCGCTGGAGCACGGCACGTGCATGTGCCTGGTTAAAGGCATCTTCTACCACTGCTCCAATGACGATGAGGGGGACTCATGTGCTGACCACCCCTGCTCGCTGTCACGCTCCCACTGCTGCTCTCGTTTCCTGTGCATGGGATTAATGTCGGTACTCTTCCCCTGTCTGCTATGCTACCCACCTGTCAAGGGGTGTCTGAAGGCGTGCCAGGGCTGCTACGACCAGGTTAAAAGGCCCGGCTGTCGCTGCAAGAACTCGAACACTGTCTATTGCAAACTGGAGAGCTGGGCCTCACAGACCCAGGAAAAACCCTCCTGA